GTGGGACACAAGTAAGTTTTCCTTTATCTCCACTCCCTAGGGGGATCCTACCACATATCAAAACAATTATCAACAATAGGATCTCGATCTTGATCTCTCTCTCagtctctatatatatatattaatttttctgtCTTCCCTCTTTATATCCAATGTTTTCTTACTGTTTtcctcaaattttatttttttttatctctgctACTGGATTACATTCTTGTTTTTTCACCTTCTTTATAATCAAGCTAAATAAAATGGTGAAACTTGATTTATTACTTAATCTTATAAGTActtcaaatttatttacaagtgTCACTATTCTGTCTGATTTCAtggtgattattttttttctagaatgACACAGTTATTCCCCTTGAGGTGTGAGGGACCAGTTGATTTTGAGTACCAGCTTATCTATGTACAACCCCACCCTTCTTTTACAGTGCACCCAATGAATGGTAAGCCAAATAATTgacacatgtaatttaaaaaaatttgatggaattttttatattcattgctaataaaatcagctttcaAATAGTCAAAATACtatcaaataaaacacacacacaactCTCcttcaactttattttatttagttaCAAGTGCAAGTATAGTCAGGAATCTTACAGCTCAATCAAtcctattttttttctgtacatttgATTAAACTATACTTGTTTTGACAGGAATCATTCCGGCTCACGGACAAACGGAGGTCTCTGTAACGTTTGCTCCTCTGGAGTTCCAGACAGCTCTCATGAAGATCCAGCTGACCATTTCTCAGTTTAACTCTCAGCCCATTGTGTGCACATTTACAGGAGTCTCTACCCCTGGGCTGCTGAAGTAAGTCACAAAATTGGATagaaaattataaactttttcaATTGAAGGGATTCAAATATTTCTACAGAACagtacattcttttttttttttttttttttggtaagaaATCATCCACTTTGAGAATTGCTTTGAATACTATTCccaatacagttgaacttcgatatctcgaacaccgatatctcgaatacaatggatatgtcgaagtcgATATGGATAGGTCGAAGTCCCAACCACCTATTTTTCAAGTAATTTACcctcgaatactcggatatctcgaagtttttcaACAGCCCcctctagttcgagataacaaagtttgactgtatttgaCTTTTTCACTTTTCCTTCTTTCTTTGACTATTATttgtaacaaattattaatgCCTGTATGTATGATGTGGTTTGTAGAGATATCTCCATGCAGAATCAGGAAATTGATGACAACGTCCTTGACCCCCGCTGTCTTTCTCCGCTAGACAGGTCACGGGAGAAGAGGAAGCTGGCCTTCAAGATCAAACCCAAAGCTACAAAGCAGCAAACTCCACAGGTATAGAAGGAGCACATTATTGGAGAATCATTTAGCTTTTGTAAAGCATAGTGAAAATAttatctatatcatttatgtatTCCTGAATGACACTGATACATGCCCTTGTGTTTTGAAATTATATGTAAAAAGTgcgatttattttttattctcttataagtgcaatttttaatttcaatggaagaaaaagaaaaattgcatAGAGAATTTCTTTGTAATgaaacagtgaaaaaaaaattaaaactttttgttaATCTGAATGCCCTTATTCTTAGACTATTGAAGAAGGAGCACTTAATGAGGATTATGGTTTTACCTAGTAATGTCTGTTAATGTTAGTAAGCTTAGACAAAAAAAACAGAGTAAAGAGAGAGAACAGCAGGGAAAATATtagaataacaagagtaaaTATAAAGGAACATAGAGAAGTGATTTTGGTATATATACTATAAAAAAGTAATATTGGACAAAAAAGACAGGAGAAAATGttagaataaaatgaaaagggtatatacattttcaaagtTATATCTGTAAATTTATTTCACTAGATTCAGGAAGTAGAGTACAATGGTGTGAGGTTTCCTCCCAAACTGAACACTCCGTTTGCTGTGGCACAAGTTCTGAACCAGGAGCCCGGGAAGCTCCGAGCCAAGGATCTCCGGGATAGTAAGTGCTGCAAAGCCATTTTATCATAGTACTGtctttactttgaatttttccaCTGAGAGAGAGGACAGGAAATTTCAGTGTGTTCCATTATCAAATtgcatggatttttttttattttcaaaacagctgTGTTGGCACAGAAACAGACCAATAAGCCAGCCACTCGTCAAATGAAGGTTAGTCTTCTGTGATTTACTCAAAAGATGGTATTATGAATGTTAACATTTCTTCCACATAAAAATTAACTTCCAGGGATGAGCTTTGCcaattatttatcattaatgTTCTTTGTCAACCTATAAAAAGGTAGACCTAAATTGTAGATTTATTGTTTGTAGTTCATCATATCTTTATCAACATAAGTTATTGAAactctagtacatgtattagtttttgAATACTTATTCTGTATTAGGATTGATTTCCTTCTGCAAATTTTTAACTGAAAGTGTGGGTTTCTACTGCATATTACACTAAATGGTTCCTGTATGTTtaagaaattttatattttacacaaAACACCTTTATTTTGTTGTATCTGTTGATTGCATCAGGAAGCCATGTTTGAGCACAAAGTGAGACAGAACGTCTATGAGGAACGACAGAACCAACTTCGATGGCAGGTCAAACTCGGGGACGATCAGATCACAAACTCGGACCGAGCCCAGATCCTGGAGGACCGAGATCAGTCCTGGAAGGAATACAAAGTAAGGATTCAGTCAAGTTTACAGAGATATAAAACTACAGGGTACAGGCATGGCCATCTTTAATAGGGGATTGCATAATTTACTttattcatatctctgatacctaaaattgttaattttattgtgtGCATGCGTTGACATAAAGATACTTTCAGTTGAACCTGGGTATCTCAGCAGCCTTAgatgcatttatatatatatatcaatcaatAGGATGCCAAATCAGTGTCTCTTTACATATTTTACCCGTAATATCTCAATTcatttgatacttttatttatattttatattctttttaactccattaaattaaagaaaattgacTGTTATGGTATGCACATGTATATGTGGTCTAATCTCGTAGTGCTAATCTTGCAGGGGCTGAGAAAAAAGTTTGAGATTATTAAGATTAATTAACTTTAAGATACAGTGTTTGGGACTGCCAATTTGCTTTGATGAAAACATGGTTTGAAACCAAGATAccagttttaaatgtttgagataccaatatttaattttattaaaaatgttttgtctcTGGCATTGTATAAGAACAACGTGACAGGATGAAAACTTATTCTTTGATATACAGGTTTCCAGACTAATTTCTGATCCTGATGTAAGATTGAAAGTTATTCTTGGGAAAATTTTGTTAATCTGGAAAATGTGATGTTTTAATTATCTAGCAAAGTGATGTTTCAGATCCAACAACATTTTGTCTGTACCTAATTATCAACATCACATTTTTGTTCAGAactttttgtgaaattttgaaGTTGAGTTTTATTCTTTGTTCCAATTGTTTTCTCGGTTAATATGCTACTATGTCATTCCtaatgtttcttgattgaagacaacaaaagaaaatttatttgagtACTTTGAAAACAACCTCAGAGTATATTTTATAGGATAaacttttatatattgttacgatatatatatgttttctaaaaaaaaaagtaataagtTTTATATTTAGACAATATTAAATTTGCTGATTATCTTTTCagtaataaaaaagtaactGCAAACAGTATACTTTTTCTATTTTGTGAGCTTGTTTATATCAATTCTCTATTTTTGCAGTATGATAAAAGGGGAGACCCTGTGATAGAGGAGGAATACAAGCGGACAGAAACCAAATGTACGTTTCGACGTACGTTTCGTGACCACACAGATTTAGCCCCAGAGACGGCCATGTTTGATACGTACAGTAACGATCTCTGGGCCACTCGGCATGCTGCACTTGGAAAATTTGCTCAAGCTGCCAGAAAGGTAAACAAAAGATGTCTGAGGGTACCTGTAAAAAATATGTCTAGAATACCTGTCAAAATAGGTTTCTAGAGTACCTGTTTAAATAGATGTCTAGaatacctgtaaaaaaaattgtggagTACCTGTTAAAATAGATTATTAGAGAACTTGTTATTTCCCATCTCAAATTTtctgtttgttatagaatttgATAATTATTTCTCTTAAAATTTATGAGACTTGTCAGTAAACTGGCAACATTTACCTGTATTTCAATCTAGACCGTAGTTCGGTACATGTAGATTGGAAGTAAAAGTGTCATGTTAATTGAATTCTTTTATCATATGTTATAGGTGGTTATACATATGAGAGCCAACTGGAAGGTCAAGGTCCTGAAGAAGGTCGTCCAGGACATTCTGGAGCAGGAGAGGAATGTGGAGACAAGGACAGGTGAGAATTGAGGCACTCAAGGGGGCAGTATAtcattagatataaaaaaaaaaaggtggaaGGGAGTCAAAACAAAAGTGGGCTAAAGGTTGCTGTCTAAATTTTAACCTTTCAAAAGGTGCCCCAGTTGTGTTAGAGTTGATATGTTTTTACAACCATTGTTTAAGTCAAGtactttttaattataaaatttatacatttgtcctgaatattaagaaatatattctCTACATAGCCACTCTTTTTATGATGTGTAGGGGTACTTTGTCGCATGTAAAATGTTGGAATCTAtgttaaatcattaattttacagCCCTGttggaaaagaaagaaaaggagGAGGAGATGGAGTTGATCCCTCACGAGATCCAGATCACTGCCGATAAAATCAAGAAATTCACCTTCCCAATCTATGTCCCTCCAAATGTCAAAGACGATATGGTGAGAGacttattttctctttttatacaaaattcTAGAtgtatgaaacaattttttttttttaaattttaattcatgaCATTAAAGATGCTTTAAATaatgtgcgagatatatttttcatttttaaagaataaaaaagcaCTGAAGGACTGCACTCCTAATAAGAATTTCAAACAGTTTATCAATTTTCTCCCAAAAATGTATTGATGATTTTGTTCTTCTTTCATTTAGGCCCCTGATGCTCTCGGTAAAGTCCCGTACAAACCCTCAGAGGTTGTGGTCAAGAGGAAAGTGCCCTTCTTTGGTCTCAAAGTCCCCAAGCATTATTCGTTACTAGGTTATGACAAACACCTTGTGCATGAAGCCTCGCGGGGATATGTGGCTCCCAAGCTGCCACGCCCTCTCAGGACAGGGGCTGAGGTATGTACCTCTTTctctatctttctctctctctctctctctcaacatccTTTTTCTTATGATCCAAGATGTTTCAGTTATATGATCAGATAATTTTCAAGCAACTCTTCTTTGTTTGCCAAAGCAAATATCCCTGTATAGTGAATATTTGTCAGCAGCTTTGTATAGTactataattgtatttttttcttgaagTCATTTACACtgcaaattttacaatattttatgcatattcaacctgacatgtttttaaaacaggATGAGAGTATCAGGATTTCTGTGCCAGTGGAGGAAATAGAGGCTCCCCCCACAGAAGCTGCGGCAGTGGAAGACGCCACACAGGACGTGGTCCGCGAGGGGTCTGCCGTGAAGAAGACCCAGCAAGTGGTGGCACTGACACCACCAAAGGCTCTGTTCCAACCAATAGAATATCCTTCCCTCCATATATTTGTAAGTCAATGGAATAACCATCATTCCATATACCGGTATGTGTTATGAGGTCAGTTGTTGAAATAACTGTCCCTCCATATATTTGTAAGTCAGTCAATAGAAtatccatctatctatccatgtattcatgtaaaataaataaaaagttcaGTTCACATATTTTTAACCCTTTTTGAGATGTCAACCAATATATATGCAAGTCAATGAGATTGCTCAGTGTAAGGCGCATCAAAATTGGTGCATACATTTATGCAGAGACTAGATAATCtggattttttaatttgtcCATGCtcttcatttataaaagtttttaaggTTAAATTTGTGCTTAACACCGTGTGAATTTGCAAAATGTGGcgcatttaaatttgatttttcaaaaaaaagcaTACAGGACCAGAAGAACACTCCAAATTGTTCAGAGACTATACACTCTTTCACAGTCTGATATCCCTCAAACTTTGTCCAGAGACTTTACACTTTGATTTCTCTTACAGAACCCCGCCCCAGGGCTACAGGTGTTCCAGGCCCCGGTCCCTTACTCGGAGACAGACTCAGACTTCCACCTGTGTCCTATACCTACCTACTTCAAGAAGGACCATGCCACTAATCCGCACTCCGCCACACAGAGGCGGTACCTGGACAGAGAGGTGAATATCATTGCTGAAATCTACTTATGTGATTATGAAACTCATGTAGACAATTTCATTTCTAAAGTGTACTTGGT
The window above is part of the Magallana gigas chromosome 10, xbMagGiga1.1, whole genome shotgun sequence genome. Proteins encoded here:
- the LOC105328686 gene encoding cilia- and flagella-associated protein 221 isoform X2; protein product: MPSVTALSRTISGPIGLHEGSKELPLVETMQLVEPRREKTVPNHLLETKIYSKVSQNAMVLAKPAIIHFGGFEVDKKHVQSLQIVNASTEVINMHIIPPQTKYFYIKYKKMERLVPGLTIDCTIEFSPDEWRYYYDSIRINCPGEENLVIPIHAYPVMSTKDFPTQFSFPPVPVGHKMTQLFPLRCEGPVDFEYQLIYVQPHPSFTVHPMNGIIPAHGQTEVSVTFAPLEFQTALMKIQLTISQFNSQPIVCTFTGVSTPGLLKDISMQNQEIDDNVLDPRCLSPLDRSREKRKLAFKIKPKATKQQTPQIQEVEYNGVRFPPKLNTPFAVAQVLNQEPGKLRAKDLRDTVLAQKQTNKPATRQMKEAMFEHKVRQNVYEERQNQLRWQVKLGDDQITNSDRAQILEDRDQSWKEYKYDKRGDPVIEEEYKRTETKCTFRRTFRDHTDLAPETAMFDTYSNDLWATRHAALGKFAQAARKVVIHMRANWKVKVLKKVVQDILEQERNVETRTALLEKKEKEEEMELIPHEIQITADKIKKFTFPIYVPPNVKDDMAPDALGKVPYKPSEVVVKRKVPFFGLKVPKHYSLLGYDKHLVHEASRGYVAPKLPRPLRTGAEDESIRISVPVEEIEAPPTEAAAVEDATQDVVREGSAVKKTQQVVALTPPKALFQPIEYPSLHIFNPAPGLQVFQAPVPYSETDSDFHLCPIPTYFKKDHATNPHSATQRRYLDREDTIRGIMGWKKFPSQGLTSLANTPTLTSVWVPRWDDQFGSDLLPEEVPVLLDQLPEDDRQNIEDEDHENFTQSVEMTLTPDMVAAQFSIIDPKVPTEEKIAPDSFPHGNKLPSTNIPVSTYGPVPREKREEELEYFMTKKYNRLGSKIQTRNTTLSNIVTDPDLLLK
- the LOC105328686 gene encoding cilia- and flagella-associated protein 221 isoform X1, translating into MPSVTALSRTISGPIGLHEGSKELPLVETMQLVEPRREKTVPNHLLETKIYSKVSQNAMVLAKPAIIHFGGFEVDKKHVQSLQIVNASTEVINMHIIPPQTKYFYIKYKKMERLVPGLTIDCTIEFSPDEWRYYYDSIRINCPGEENLVIPIHAYPVMSTKDFPTQFSFPPVPVGHKMTQLFPLRCEGPVDFEYQLIYVQPHPSFTVHPMNGIIPAHGQTEVSVTFAPLEFQTALMKIQLTISQFNSQPIVCTFTGVSTPGLLKDISMQNQEIDDNVLDPRCLSPLDRSREKRKLAFKIKPKATKQQTPQIQEVEYNGVRFPPKLNTPFAVAQVLNQEPGKLRAKDLRDTVLAQKQTNKPATRQMKEAMFEHKVRQNVYEERQNQLRWQVKLGDDQITNSDRAQILEDRDQSWKEYKVSRLISDPDYDKRGDPVIEEEYKRTETKCTFRRTFRDHTDLAPETAMFDTYSNDLWATRHAALGKFAQAARKVVIHMRANWKVKVLKKVVQDILEQERNVETRTALLEKKEKEEEMELIPHEIQITADKIKKFTFPIYVPPNVKDDMAPDALGKVPYKPSEVVVKRKVPFFGLKVPKHYSLLGYDKHLVHEASRGYVAPKLPRPLRTGAEDESIRISVPVEEIEAPPTEAAAVEDATQDVVREGSAVKKTQQVVALTPPKALFQPIEYPSLHIFNPAPGLQVFQAPVPYSETDSDFHLCPIPTYFKKDHATNPHSATQRRYLDREDTIRGIMGWKKFPSQGLTSLANTPTLTSVWVPRWDDQFGSDLLPEEVPVLLDQLPEDDRQNIEDEDHENFTQSVEMTLTPDMVAAQFSIIDPKVPTEEKIAPDSFPHGNKLPSTNIPVSTYGPVPREKREEELEYFMTKKYNRLGSKIQTRNTTLSNIVTDPDLLLK